A region of the Deltaproteobacteria bacterium genome:
CGCGATCCTGCCTTTGGCTCTCGGCGCCGTGCTGTTGGCCGCCGTCGCCCGTGGCGAACTCCTGCGAGCGGCCACGGCAGCGCTGCGCGCCATTCTCGCCCTGCGCTGGCCGGTGCTGGGCGGAATCGCCACGGCGCTCGTGATCGCGTTCGCCGGCAGCATGCTTTTCTGGGCCGGGGCCGCGCCGCTCCTCGCCGCAGACGCGGAGCTGGACCGGCGCCCACCGCCCGGCAACTTCGTCGTGCTGCTGTCGCGCGGAGCGGCGCGAACGATCGTGTCCGGAGCGCTCGGGTGGGGGCTCGCCGTGCTTTTCACGCTCGTCTGCGAGGCGGCGGCGGTTCTTGGAATCTCCGCCGTGCTCTTGCGTCCGTCGCCACACTTGTTCGCCGCGTTCGCGCTTCTCATCTCGGTGGCGGTGACAGGGATGTTTCTGCTCGACGCGCTCGCGCGCCTCACGATCGTGCGCGCAGCGGCCTTCGGCGATCCCGGGACCGCCGCGTTCGGGAAGGCGACTTCGTTGCTCGGCGCACGGCTGGGCGCGGCAATGCTGATCACCGTCGTGTTCGTCGGCCTTGAGCTGATCGTTGCCAGCGCCGCCGCCGGAGTCACGGGTGTTCTTTCCGGCGCGACGTTCTTCGGCTCGAGGTCGCTCGCATGGGAGCGTTCGCCGCGCTCGCCGCGGATGCGGAAGGGCTGATCGCGCCCGAAGCTCCACCCGAGCCGGCACCCGTCGCCGAGCTGGTCGTGGAGGCCCTGACCGTCGAAGAATAGGTCAGCGGACAGGGCGCAGCGGACGGAATGCGTGCTGGATCGCCTGGAGGAAGTGCAGGGCGCGGTCGCGCAGGTTCACCTTCGCGCGGCGGGCGCCTCCGCGGCGCAAGAAACTGAGAATCGCATCGGGAGCCAGGGTCGCCCCGAGCGCACGCTGGCGCACGACGAGGCCGCGGTCGAGGAGAAACAGTCCCGCGCGATCCAGCATCCCCCAGCGCGACAGCGCGGTGCCGTCCGCGTCCGACAGCATCGGGAACGCGAATCCGCACTGCGATCGCAAGTACCTGAGGGCCGCCGGTTCGGCGGGACCGATCGCGCAGATGAAAGCGCCGGCCCGCACCACCGGCAGCGTCGCGTCGCGGTAATCGCGCAGCAGCCTGATCCCTGCCGCGTCGTCCAGCCCGCCGAAGACGAGCACCAGGATCGGCGACCGGCGCGCCAGGGCAGAAAGGTGCACCGGCCGCCCCGACTCGTCGAGCAGGTCGAGGTCGGTCGCCTGCTCCCCGACCTTCGGAGCGCGAAGATCCCATGCCGGCATGGAAGAACGTAGTCACTTGAGGAAGCGGCGCACGCTGATCTTTTTCAGCCGGCCGCCGAGCAGCGTCCAGGTGAGCGCGGCGCCGAAGAGCATTGCCGCAAGAGCGAGCCCGATCAGCGCCGCCAGCGGCCATACCGTCTGTCCCGCGCCCTCGGACGCGCGCCCGACCAGCGAGAACGCGCCGACGATCAGGCCCGAGGCGAGCATCCCGGCGAAGAGCAGGATACCGAGCGCCTTGACGTTCATGTTCAGCCGGGAAAGCTCCTCGCTGCGGACGTTGACGTTGAACTTGCCGCCTTCGAGATCCATCAGGATCTGCGAAAGCTGCTGTGGCGTGTCCTGCAAGAAGCCCTGCAGCTGGAGCAGCAGGCGCAAGAAGCCGCCGCTCATCGATCCCGGGCTGTAGCGGTCGTAGAGGAGCTGCTTGGCGTAGGGCAGCGCCACCTGCGTGACGTCGAGCTCGGGATCGAGCTGACGGACGATGCCCTCGGTGGTCGCGGACGCCTTGGAGAGGACCGCGTACTCCTTCGGGATCTTGATCCGGTATTTCATCGCCAGGTCGACGAGCTCGCTCATCAGGACGCCGGAGTCGACCTCGGCGAGCTTGAGGCCCATGTAGCGATCGAGGATGTCGTGGATCTCGTGCCGGAACTGCTGGAGGTTGATGCGCTGATCGGGGACGCCGACCTTGTAGAGGAGCCGCGCCACCGTGTCGGGGTCCCGCAAGGAGGTCGCGAGCACGAGCACGATGATCGACTCCTGCATCTGCCGGGTCATCCGCCCGACCAGGCCGAAGTCGAGCAGGCCGATCCGGTTGCCCTCCAGCACGATCACATTGCCGGGATGCGGGTCGCCGTGGAAGAGGCCGTCGCGGAAGAGCTGCTGGAAGCTCGCCTCCAGAACGTTGCGGGCCAGCTGCTTGCGATCGATGCCGGCGGACTCGCCCGATTCGAGCACCGTCTTCAGCTTCACGCCCTTCAGCTCCTGCAGCGTGATCACGGTGCGGCTGGAGAGGTCGCCGTACAGCTTCGGGATCACGACGTAGGGCCGGCCCTCGTGGTTGCGGGCGAATTCCTCGATGTTCCGCGCCTCGTTTTCGAAGTCCAGCTCCAGCAGCATCGCGTTGCGGAACTCGGTGACGATGCCGGTGGGAGTGTAGATGCCGGTCTCCTCGATCACTCCCTCGAGGAAGCGCGCGAGGTAGAAGAGCAGGTCG
Encoded here:
- a CDS encoding redoxin domain-containing protein, coding for MPAWDLRAPKVGEQATDLDLLDESGRPVHLSALARRSPILVLVFGGLDDAAGIRLLRDYRDATLPVVRAGAFICAIGPAEPAALRYLRSQCGFAFPMLSDADGTALSRWGMLDRAGLFLLDRGLVVRQRALGATLAPDAILSFLRRGGARRAKVNLRDRALHFLQAIQHAFRPLRPVR
- a CDS encoding AarF/ABC1/UbiB kinase family protein; protein product: MIQAVQDLKRLREISAVVVRHGFGELWDRAKIWDVLGRREDGQRPSREEVRATTARRFRETLAELGPTFIKLGQILSSRPDILPHDFIAELSHLQDRAAPMPVETVFQLIEKGLGRPAHAVFASIDAEPMASASIAQVHRARLASGEDVVVKVQRPGIEEQIRSDTDLLFYLARFLEGVIEETGIYTPTGIVTEFRNAMLLELDFENEARNIEEFARNHEGRPYVVIPKLYGDLSSRTVITLQELKGVKLKTVLESGESAGIDRKQLARNVLEASFQQLFRDGLFHGDPHPGNVIVLEGNRIGLLDFGLVGRMTRQMQESIIVLVLATSLRDPDTVARLLYKVGVPDQRINLQQFRHEIHDILDRYMGLKLAEVDSGVLMSELVDLAMKYRIKIPKEYAVLSKASATTEGIVRQLDPELDVTQVALPYAKQLLYDRYSPGSMSGGFLRLLLQLQGFLQDTPQQLSQILMDLEGGKFNVNVRSEELSRLNMNVKALGILLFAGMLASGLIVGAFSLVGRASEGAGQTVWPLAALIGLALAAMLFGAALTWTLLGGRLKKISVRRFLK